A single genomic interval of Anomaloglossus baeobatrachus isolate aAnoBae1 unplaced genomic scaffold, aAnoBae1.hap1 Scaffold_111, whole genome shotgun sequence harbors:
- the LOC142260481 gene encoding E3 ubiquitin/ISG15 ligase TRIM25-like codes for MASADLRDELLCSICLSIFKDPVTLRCGHNFCQVCIDRVLDTQDESGVFSCPECRDEFQERPALMRNINLHNVAERFLITQQEQEEITGICCTYCVDSPVPAVRSCLHCEASLCEKHLRAHSKSPEHVLSDPSTSLEKRKCPVHKKILEYYCTEDAACICVSCSLIGKHNEHKMESLDEASEKKKKKLRNVLQKLTTKREETEERVRSLEERRRKAQEKAAGEAERVTALCTDIRRRVDDLEKKVLSEISMREKQKSMSLSVVIHKLEIKKDELSRKMRHIEELCNMTDPLTVLQEPDTGDLCDFEEEGGDEDTGGHDKQLHDGGDLDVAVISHTLHTLCEVITGIRSGIYVEDPADILLDVNSAGNYVLISDDLKTVTWAEEEQNRPETAERFLCNQVMSRRGFTSGRHYWDVEGSGSGWWRVGMCYPSIDRKESQSLIGDNNKSWSLWRYDNQFSVMHDRKEIQLPDKSSSDRFRICLDYEAGQLSFYELCDPIRHLHTFTATFSEPLHAALYVFEVYIDGHKYYLDSWVRITT; via the coding sequence ATGGCGTCTGCTGATCTGAGAgacgagctgctctgctccatctgtttatctatttttaaggatcctgtaacgctgagatgtggacacaacttctgccaggtctgtattgatcgtgtgctggatacacaggacgagtctggagttttttcctgtcctgaatgcagaGATGAGTTTCAGGAGCGGCCGGCGCTGATGAGGAACATAAATCTTCATAATGTCGCAGAACGTTTCTTGATTACTCAGCAAGAACAAGAGGAGATCACCGGGAtctgctgcacttactgtgtggactctcctgtacctgctgttagatcctgtctacactgtgaggcttctctgtgtgagaaacacctgagggctcacagcaaatcaccagaacacgtcttatctgatcccagcacttctctggagaaaaggaaatgtcctgtccataagaagatcctggaatattactgcactgaggacgcggcttgtatctgtgtgtcctgcagtttgaTTGGGAAACATAATGAACATAAAATGGAGTCACTGGATGAGGCctcagagaagaagaagaagaaactgaGAAATGTTCTCCAGAAACTGACCACAAAGAGAGAGGAGACTGAGGAAAGAGTCCGGAGTCTGGAGGAGCGCCGGAGAAAAGCTCAAGAAAAAGCTGCTGGAGAAGccgagagagtcactgccctgtgtacagacatcaggagacgggtggacgacctggagaagaaggtcctgagtgagatctccatGAGGGAAAAACAAAAATCAATGTCATTGTCTGTTGTGATCCATAAACTGGagataaagaaggacgagctgtccaggaagatgaggcacattgaggagctgtgtaacatgactgatccactgaccgtcttacaggaaccagacaccggggacttgtgtgattttgaggaggagggaggtgatgaggacacagggggacatgataagCAGCTCCATGATGGAGGtgacctggatgtggctgtgatctcacacacattacacacattatgtgaggtaataacaggtataaggagcgggatctatgtggaggatcctgcagacatattactggatgtaaactCAGCTGGTAATTATGtccttatatcagacgacctgaaaactgtGACTTGGGCAGAAGAGGAGCAgaatcgtccagaaacagcagagagatttctgtgtaatcaggtgatgagcaggaggggatttacctcaggacgacattactgggatgtggagggCAGTGGGTCAGGGTGGTGGAGGGTGGGGATGTGTTATCCCAGTATAGACAGGAAGGAAAGTCAGTCACTAATTGGAGATAATAACAAGTCCTGGAGTTTGTGGAGATATGATAATCAGTTTTCAGTGATGCATGACCGGAAAGAGATCCAGTTACCTGACAAGAGCTCCAGTGATAGAttcaggatctgtctggattatgaggccgggcagttgtccttttatgagctgtgtgatCCCATCAGACACTTACATACCTTCACTGCCaccttctccgagccccttcacGCTGCATTATATGTATTTGAGGTATATATTGATGGTCACAAGTATTACTTAGATAGCTGGGTGAGGATTACAACGTAA